ctttgctttgggTGTCGCATCCAAAaactcattgccaagaccaatgtcaggaGCTTAGTGATTACATTTTCTTATAGGaagtttatggtttcagatccTAAATTCAAGGctttaattcattttcagttaatttttttatatgacaTAAGATAGAGGTTTCATTccttgcatgtggctgtccagctttcttaacacaatttattgaagatactgtcctTTTCcaattgtatattcttggctcttgtgacattaattaattgaatgtatATGCATGGGTTTAGTTCTGGACTCTATATTCTATCAATCAATGTATCTGTTTCTATGCCAgtacatactgttttgattaatatGGCTTTATGCTATAGTTTGAAGCCTCAGGATGTGTGATGtatccagctttgttctttctcaaggttgCTCTACTTGGcggtcttttttgttttcatagaaattttagaattgttttgttttatttctgtgaaaaatgccatagGAAATTTGATAGTGATTGCACTCACTCTAGTTCTTCCAATCCTTGAGTTCTAAATACTTCTTTTCcgtttatttgtgtcttctttaatttctgtcatCAAAgtcatagttttcagtgtacagatctttgTCCAAATTCATTTCTAAGTAATTTATATGCAATTCTAAGTGAGAttactttcttaaattttctttctgataacTCATTActaatgtataaaaatgcaacaaatttTTCTAGTAAGATTTTGTATCCTATAACTTTAATGAGTCCATTTATTAGTTGTAACAGTATTTCAGTGGAGTATTAgggtttctatatataatatcacacCATTtggaaattatgatttttttttaatttctttttttccaactttgacgtctttttctttttctttttcttttttttttttttttccccttccctaattgttctggctaggatttccaataCTGTTGAGTAAAAGTGATGGAAATGGCCACTTGTGTCTTGTTTcttatcttagaggaaaaactttcagttttcacCAAAGAATATCAAGTCatctgtgggtttgtcatatatgactTTGATTATGTTGAGGCACATTTCTTCTGCAACTACATCGTTAtgagttttgaatattttaatgtcAATAAAGTCCAAACTtacataaattaatgaattttttaaaagccattaacTAGCAAAACTCATGAAGAGTAAGGGATAACTTGAATTGTCCCAAATCAGTTAAAAAAACTGAGTTTGTAAGTTGAACTTTTCAACAAAGAAAACTCCAACCCTAAAAGTGTTCACTACAAAATACAACTAAATATTAAAAGCATAATAATTCTTTTTCAACAAAAATCttgtttatggacattggggaggttatgtgctatggtgagtggtATGAAATatgtaagcttgatgattcacagacctgtacccctggggtaaataatacactatatgttaataaaaaataaaagtataaaaataatctttcaaaaaaaaagacttctcaaTTGTTTCATGAGGTCAGCATAATTCTGAtactaaaacaaataaactacATATTGGTATCAAGTTCAAAGTACTCAAgagcacaaatttaaaaattcttaacaaaatctATCCAGTTGAATACAGCTATTTGTAGAAAGATAATAACACCACCAGCAACTGAGGGTTATCTTGGAGCTGCAGGACTGATATAACATTCAAAAACATATCACTCTTCTTCACAATATTAACAAAACTTATCTCAACATATGCAGGAAtatcatttgtcaaaattcaacttccattcctgataaaaatatttcagcaaactataaaaagaagaaaaatttcttcAACTAGAAAAAGGTCTTTTATGAAAAGTCTGTAAGCTAACATTATACTTCCATAATGAAAGTACAAATTTCTCCTCTCACTACTTTGACTTAGCCTAGTGTTGAACTTTCTAGCCATTGcaataagacaaaaataatgataacaataacagtaaagaaagaaaacagatgaaaggcattcaaataaaaaagatatgaCTGTTTTAGCTCATAAATAACATGATCATTTATGAGGAAAATCCTatgaaatttacaaaaaaaaagtcctagtAGAAAAAGTAACTGAATTTTAGTTTGTGTAGAGAATCCtagattaaacaaaaacaaatgcagttTTACAAAACCCAACAATCAACCagaaatttaaagtaaaagaaaaaaaacagaacagtgtTTACAACACTATCAAAACTATGAAATAATAGGGATAAATATGATAAATGACCTTTAAGACAAgtacaatgaaaactaaaacataatggtgagataaattttaaaagacataagTAAATAGAGAGATAGACTGTTTTCAATGATGaaagaactaatatttttaagatgtcaaaCCTCCTCAAATGAATTTGTAAATTCAACAGGATATCAGTGTCCTGGTGgaattttgttataaaaattgaGAAGTTAAGAAAATTCTTACAGAAATGTGAAGGaccaaaacatatatatattgtaATAAAAAAGGGCAAAACTGGAAAGATTACTTTAACTTCAACACATTATAAAACTGTGAGAATCAAGACAGTGTTATATTGGCATCAAGCTATTTGAATAGATCATTGAAATAGGAGGAAAgtgaagaaatacatttataaaatcaatTTACTTTTGTTAAAGGAAAAATGTCATTCCATTACCTAATACTCTTTTCCACATAGTTGAAATAATTGactattccattaaaaaaatcttttaaatataagaaaaaaaaattgatccttaaaaaacaagaaaaataaatgatcctTAATTTTGACCATAtaacaaattaactcaaaatgtatcatagccctaaataaaaaccttaaactttattattaaaggaaaatatatgagTAAATGTTTGTAATCTTGACTTAGGCAATAATTTTTTAGTTCTAACATCAAAATCACtgcctataaaataaaaaaataataaaaataaaaatttgacttcataaaaatgagtatttttttctcttgaaaatacactgttaagagaaagaaaagacaagcaaAAGACAGGGTgaagatatatacatatcatatattaaataaatgtcttgcatccaaaatatataaaaaaattaaactcagtagtaagaaaacaagccaaaaaaaaaaaagacaaaaaggggcacgtgggtggctcagttggttaagcaactgccttcagctcaggtcatgatctgggagttctgggactgagtcccacatcaggctcccagctccatggggaatctgcttttccctctgacctcccctctcatgctctctcactctgtctctctctcaaataaataaataaaattgaatttaaaaaaaaaaaaagacaaaaggtttaaaaatattttttaccaaAAAAGATATGCTATATCAAATAACCACAcaagaaatattcaaaatcatcatctttaaagaaatgcaaattataacaGTGATATTCCATTATACTCCAATAGAATATGTAACATTAAAAATTAGCTATACCGGCTGGAGTCCCCGGAGTCTGCGGCGGGCGGCAGTGACGGCCCCAGCGCTGACGGCGGCGGCCCGGGGGGCGGCGTGGACGCCCGCGGCGCCGGCTGGGGCATCACCGCCGGCCTCGACCCCGAAATGGCGCTGCTGGCGGAGCACCTGCTGAAGCCGCTGCCGGCGGACAAGCAGATCGAGACGGGGCCCTTCCTGGAGGCGGTGTCCCACCTGCCGCCCTTCTTCGATTGCCTTGGGTCCCCAGTGTTTACTCCCATCAAGGCAGACATAAGCGGCAACATCACGAAAATCAAGGCGGTTTATGACACCAACCCAGCCAAGTTCCGGACCCTGCAGAATATCCTGGAGGTGGAGAAGGAAATGTATGGAGCAGAGTGGCCCAAAGTGGGAGCCACACTGGCGCTCATGTGGCTGAAAAGAGGCCTCCGCTTCATCCAGGTCTTCCTCCAGAGCATCTGTGACGGGGAGAGGGATGAGAATCACCCCAACCTCATCCGCGTCAACGCCACCAAGGCCTATGAGATGGCCCTTAAGAAGTACCATGGCTGGATCGTGCAGAAGATCTTCCAGGCAGCGCTGTATGCGGCTCCCTACAAGTCCGACTTCCTGAAAGCACTCTCCAAGGGGCAGAACGTGACGGAGGAGGAGTGCCTGGAGAAGGTCCGCCTCTTCCTGGTCAACTACACGGCCACCATTGACGTCATCTACGAGATGTACACCAAGATGAACGCCGAGCTCAACTACAAGGTGTAGATGCGACCGGGGCAGGGGACCCCTCACAGCACCTGGTGAACCCGAATCAATGTGAAGCAAGCCCGCAGGCCACCCCTGGAGCTGCCCAGAGGCCAGTGGAGGCCTACAGGGGACGGCAAGccctggttttcattttttaaaaagtcattttgggGGGTTATCCTAATGGAGCAATATATAACAGTCCTACTTCCGAATCCCCTTTGAATTTCACAACAGCACAGACTGACTTCCATCCCTCCATTTCAGTGTggtaaaaatcaattaatgtttCTAATCAAGTCCTaaggggtgtttttttttccctttttctttttcttcctccgcATGCAGAGCATAACTCTGCGGGGAGCTGTGTGTCATACACCTCACTTGAAAAAGAAGCACATGTCCTTAGGATCTGACCAAATGATGTTTTGGGTGTTTTAAGGACCATGAGAAGTTTGATTTGAAATTACACAGGGCCCCTgcagtgggcttttttttttttttttttttttttttttttttttttttttttttttttttaaagcaaactgtTGTGTCTTCTCATGTGGTTTGTATGGCCCGACCTCACAACACTGTCATTATCGATCCTGCTTTTTCTTACTGTCTTTGGCCAGACAGTGTTTTTATAGCTGAAACCAACCAGCAAGCCTTTGATgggcaagtgggggggggggcattttaaAGCTATCAGGCACAAATAAGTGACCACAGATGACTATTTGCATTCTTCTGCATAGTAGTTTTCTTCAGGGACAGCTTTTCCAACCTAAGAAACTACCGACCATGTGTATTCTCTCAAAGGGGAGAGGGCAAACCCTCCCATCTGCTGAGACCCAGGAAAACGCCTCACTGCCTTAACTATCCTTTCTGGCACTAAAAAGAGCTGTATTTTTTAACGCGTTGGGGTAAACAGAGCAACCTCAGAGGAACTGATGTGTGTTCCAAACCCAATGAGGAACATTTGGTGATTTTTATGTGAGAAACTAAATGatccttaataaataaatctctattttggaataaaaaaaaaaaattagctatacCAAGTTTAAGCAACAGTGTAAAGCAATTACAATTCCCTTACACTGTtagtgaaaaaaaatctatgattgTTTCAACTACTTTCAAAACAAGATAGCCAGTTAAACATATTCCTACTATATGACCTGGTCTTTCCATCCCTTGGCAtctattcaagaaaaataaatgcatgtgtCCATCCAATGCCTTGTATATAAGTTTTCATAACACTTTGtttataatagccccaaattggaaacaactcTAGCATCAATCAAGAAGTGAATGTATAAACAAGTTGTGGCATATCTGTACAATAGACTACTACTCAGCAGTAAGATCGAATGAATTATtgatacacataaaaatatggaTGAATCCCAATCTAGTTATACTGAGTAAAAgacacatccaaaaaaaaaaccaacaaagttCGTAATGTTTCATTTCACttgtataaaattttagaagacacaatttttttgctttctgacagaaagcaaatcagtgaTTGCACAGCAAAGGAGCAGAAGGGAAGCGGCACAAAAGAAGGAGAATTTTGAAGgtgatatatttgtttattttcttgactttAGTGATGATTTCATAAGTCTATGCATATGCCAGCATTTATGAAATTGTGCACTGTAAAATGTGTAGTGCTTTATATttaagttatacctcaataatgcTGGACTCATCCACTAAAATGTCCCTATTCCTAGTCTAAGGATCTCACTCTTCTATCCAGGCTCTGTTTTTGATAAAGGAGATAAAGCTTcatatttttgtctcctttaaAACCCAGCTACCCTCAAAGTAAGAGTCTGGGCttgattttttaacattttctgaagCTGAAGATAGGGCCTCTTTTTAGACTACCATCAAGGAGCTCTGACTCTCAGAGTGTGCCTTAAATTGGCAAGTAATTCCCCTAAGCCCATCAATTTTCTTTTGCAAGCCTCCAATGCTATGAAAAGGAAGTAGTTAGGTATATGTTATGTCATGCTGATTAAACATCACAGGTATTTGTTCTCCCAATTACGTGTCCTTCACTTGCCTCTCGTCTCAATTAACCAATGGTGAAAGTTTTAGTAAATTTGAGGCTACTCCATGCTAGAATAATAATTACTCTGGTGCCCACCAAGAATGGGATCTTATTGGTCTCAGATGAGTAGGCAATGCAAGTTCAAAACCTCATCCTCGGTGTTTGCTTTCTAGTACTATTTGTAGAACTATTGTGTTAGTTCAAGTTCTCCAGAAAACACAGCTCAAAATAAAACTTACGTGCTAAAGCATTATTGCAAAGGGCAGCCCTAGACCAGCAAAAATGAGGGAAATGTAAGTGAGGCATGATAGGACAGAAAAAGGAATGCCAGATGGTATGTTGTAAAGCAAACATTAGTTCACCAAGAGACACAGCATGCCTTCTAACAGGTGCATGGAAAACTAAGTTTAAGGCCCACCCAGTGGAGGGAACACTGAAGAGGCAATTTATCCATTGACTTCCTTTTGTCTTCTATGACACTACTTACCGACACACATAACCACATTTCTGGGTGGTGTCACATAGCTTCTCAGACAGCAACTAGGAAACTGCAATCTATCTTTGTACTGTAGGCCTCTGCATGAAGAAGTAATGGAGAAGCAAAAAGCCCTGGGCATTCACCTTCAAATAGTAGAAACTTACAGGCCTCAGGACCATTTTCCATAGCAATGACTGTGCAGAGAAATGGCCAACAATCAGGAAAGCATGCAAGGCATTCAAGATACCTACAACCTAAAACAAGCATTCAAAATAAGACACGGAGCCAGGCATGGAACACATACCTTCCTGTAATTCACATATGCTTTCTAGATCTTTAGAACACTTCATACCTCATTTGTTCTCTGGCCAATAGCACCATCTGCTTATCTGCTTTCTTGCCACCTGGCTCCAGACTCAGCAAGCCAGCTTTTCTTTATGAAGTCTCTGTGTTTCTTCCTAACCTGGCTAAGATCCTGACACTGCTATTGCTTGCCTgctactttctcttttccttgaacTTTCTTGTACTACATGTTACAAATTTCTGATATATACCAGTTTCATAATCTTTAAACTTCCTTGGTTTCTGTGCAAAACCATGCATTCCACTAGCTATCTACCTatctctattatctatctatcatgtATCATTATCATCTGtctatttctagttatttttaaagtcagtgCCACCAACAGCTAAAcgaagttatttttttccttctttcttctgccagTCAGAGTCAAACCtaatttgatttttcctttttagagtAATATATCATCATGAAGACCTCAAACCCCGTGactgtttctcttggttaagcTTCAGGAAAAGGGTATTAGAATCCCCATTTGATAGATTAGTAATCTGAGCTCTAAGCACCTAAGGGACATATGAACTTTCCTTTCCCCTTACTAACCTACAGGCAagtgatctaaaaaaaaaaaaaaaaaaaaaaatcacatatattctaaaataagtGTATTCAGACAATATTAGGATAGCCTCAATGTTCTCTGTTAATCAGTAGCTTACATCAGCTTCTTCATGAGACAAACAGTAAAATGTTCCAGTGAATCTAGAATAGATAAATGAAGCATGTTTTTGATTCTTCAAGTCAAATATTGAATCCTCTTTCCAATGAAAATTCTTCCCTGTCAATAATTGCCATTTACTTGGCTTACACTGCACTTATAAATTTCAAGTTGGCCTTCTGATAATATACTTCCACCTGTAATGGGGGATGAGAAAATTGTTTCTAGAATGAAGTTTTGATTTGAAGACAGATTTAAAACAACTACCATGTGATTTCACCTGGCAATGGGATAATGAAAATATGTATTAGtgtatttattagttttatatatgtatcatagacatacatatatataattcacatatcattgGATAAATATGTAGAGTCAGTTTAAGCAGTAGCCAAGCATTAGgtatattctaaaataataataataataatgttttatcaTAATAGAAAATATCTAGTTAAAATATCCAGTTAGTCCCTGTCTGTTCCATGTTGAAAAGGGTGATAAAGACATTCCTAACCTTTTTGAATATTACTATGTACTGGGAATATATTCCTCCAATTATTTGGCTCAAGCACACAAAGTTGAAACCGACCTGGGCCAATTTTTAATGAATGATCATATTGCTTGATTCTGACTCAACATCAAGGAACAAATGTTTTAAGAATGGTGACGTGGAGAGGGAGGGACTTGCAACTTGCTGAATGTGGACTCTGTGCTATACAGTGTTAGAGGCCTTCTGTGATATAAAGGCCAAGAGAATTCTGAGAGGTAGATATGAGAATCCTCCATTATACTGAGGATCCTGGAGTTGATAATTAGTTTCTCGCCCATACTATTTCAGGAGGAAGACGTCGAGTGTTTTATGACATTGTCATTAGATGTAGTCTGGCTGTATTATATCTTAAGATGATGTTGGTTCATAAGGACCTTTCTGGAATAGAGAGGCTTCATTAGGTGGTCACTGGTATTTGTCATATCCCCATAGCTAAGTTTTCAAGTTCTTCTCTCAAAGAAATATCAGAGATGGTTTTCTTAGTAGCTTGATTAAATTAATTatagtgttgtgtgtgtgtttgtttgctttaattttcatt
Above is a genomic segment from Mustela lutreola isolate mMusLut2 chromosome 3, mMusLut2.pri, whole genome shotgun sequence containing:
- the LOC131826903 gene encoding glycolipid transfer protein, whose amino-acid sequence is MALLAEHLLKPLPADKQIETGPFLEAVSHLPPFFDCLGSPVFTPIKADISGNITKIKAVYDTNPAKFRTLQNILEVEKEMYGAEWPKVGATLALMWLKRGLRFIQVFLQSICDGERDENHPNLIRVNATKAYEMALKKYHGWIVQKIFQAALYAAPYKSDFLKALSKGQNVTEEECLEKVRLFLVNYTATIDVIYEMYTKMNAELNYKV